In Chlorogloeopsis sp. ULAP01, the following are encoded in one genomic region:
- a CDS encoding MFS transporter has translation MFQSMEITLGLNKPLFWLAQVIVDPPAPVSPAQTSVLTAGPRFFTALLSGVILAFAIQLVLTNLSVAAGISYLGRPSGSDSDSSEVGSFGGTIRKIGTAVGLWTLVTVTIALAIACFLAVKLSLVIFSPGLGAILGLVIWGAYFLLLVWVSSTTVGSFLGNIINTATSGLQAIMGTATAALGAKAVNQQVVATAEAAAAAVRRELGSAIDPGSVRDQIEDYLEMVRPPELDFSKIRKDFENLLSDPQVREIAASGDLRNIDRETFINLVSSRTDLSKREVKRIADTLYSVWQQTVAGQARPQDRMGELIDYIKSLQPGQTNTEELNRKVDLLMAEMRSAKQADEKAAQEATPGPIQRTLQQGITALTGIVLGRTDLSDLDVEKILGILTTAKDKATEQADKLGLPTPKQPYSPIRTDVENYLLNTYAWQLSGDRIAQEFRDVIYDPAADPGTVRRELERLSRSDFVNILQQRGLLTQAEIQRIADNLETVRQSVLVTVTAEEEREITLDLQRRVESYLLVTPKSELTPEGIPQSFKPLLEDADADYETLSRRLSAFDRQSMREILLSRNDIQPEEADAILDELERQRDRVLVESKGLADQAKYQAESLWLNLESYLRNTGKDELNPNAIRAELKRLLEDPQAGMAAIRARLSRFDRDTLVKLVSQRQDLSEDEANQIINTVEESWQSVRHAPQAVVDKAKEQYDSVTTIIADYLRNTGKQELNPEGIQRDLNRLFENPKEGAIALRRRLSQVDRDTLVKLLSQRKDLSEEQVNQVIDSVQNSIRNIVRAPRRLATRTQQRVQNFQDYLEEYLRRTGKDELNPEGIKRDLSLLLHDPRVGMESLGDRLSHFDRDTIIALLKLREDLSDEEAARIADTIVSVRDNFVEQVRGIQRRIQDALDGIFARIRYYLNSLERPELNYDGIKRDVRKVFDDPQAGFEALRDRLSAFNRETYVAILSSRDDISEEDANRIVEQIERARNSVLQRAERIQQEAQRRLEEVKRQAQRQAEETRKAAASAAWWLFATAIVSGVFSALAGALAVAFVL, from the coding sequence ATGTTTCAGAGTATGGAAATAACGCTAGGACTTAATAAACCACTGTTTTGGCTAGCACAAGTTATAGTAGACCCGCCAGCACCAGTATCGCCAGCACAAACATCTGTTCTGACTGCGGGGCCACGCTTTTTTACCGCTTTACTCTCTGGCGTGATCCTGGCTTTTGCGATTCAGCTAGTATTAACGAACCTTTCCGTTGCAGCAGGTATTTCTTACTTGGGACGTCCATCCGGCTCGGATTCAGACAGTTCAGAAGTTGGTAGTTTTGGCGGAACGATCCGCAAAATAGGCACTGCTGTGGGACTTTGGACATTAGTAACGGTGACTATTGCTTTAGCGATCGCTTGTTTTTTGGCGGTCAAGCTTAGTTTAGTGATCTTTAGTCCAGGGCTAGGAGCAATTCTAGGTTTGGTAATTTGGGGTGCTTACTTTTTGTTGCTAGTGTGGGTAAGTTCCACAACTGTAGGCTCTTTTCTTGGTAACATTATTAACACTGCAACTTCTGGCTTGCAGGCGATTATGGGTACAGCTACCGCCGCATTAGGTGCAAAAGCTGTGAACCAGCAAGTTGTAGCAACCGCCGAAGCTGCTGCGGCTGCGGTACGTCGAGAGCTAGGTAGTGCGATCGACCCTGGTAGTGTGCGCGATCAAATAGAAGATTATCTAGAAATGGTGCGCCCTCCAGAGCTAGATTTTTCAAAAATTCGCAAAGACTTTGAAAATCTACTTAGTGATCCTCAAGTTAGGGAAATAGCTGCTAGCGGCGATCTTCGCAACATTGATCGCGAAACATTTATCAACTTAGTCAGTAGCCGTACCGACCTTTCTAAGCGAGAAGTGAAGCGGATTGCTGATACCTTATATAGTGTTTGGCAGCAGACAGTAGCAGGACAGGCTCGTCCCCAAGACAGGATGGGTGAATTGATTGACTATATTAAGTCTCTCCAGCCAGGACAGACAAACACAGAAGAACTCAACCGTAAGGTTGATTTGTTGATGGCAGAAATGCGTTCAGCAAAACAAGCAGATGAAAAAGCAGCTCAGGAGGCAACCCCAGGGCCGATCCAACGGACATTACAACAGGGGATAACTGCTTTGACTGGCATTGTTTTAGGACGCACTGATTTGTCAGATTTAGATGTAGAAAAAATCTTAGGTATTTTGACTACAGCTAAAGACAAAGCCACTGAACAAGCAGATAAGCTAGGATTGCCTACACCAAAGCAACCTTATAGTCCTATTCGTACAGATGTAGAAAACTATCTGCTCAATACCTATGCCTGGCAGTTGAGTGGGGACAGAATTGCTCAAGAATTTCGTGATGTCATCTATGATCCTGCTGCCGATCCAGGAACAGTACGGCGGGAGTTAGAAAGGCTTTCTCGTAGCGATTTTGTTAACATCCTGCAACAACGCGGTCTTTTAACTCAAGCAGAAATCCAGCGAATTGCTGATAATTTGGAAACTGTTCGCCAGTCGGTGTTAGTCACAGTTACTGCCGAGGAAGAAAGAGAGATAACACTAGACTTGCAACGCCGCGTAGAGAGCTATTTACTCGTCACCCCCAAATCAGAATTAACTCCAGAAGGAATTCCGCAGAGTTTCAAACCTTTATTGGAAGATGCTGACGCAGATTATGAAACTCTTTCCCGGCGCTTATCAGCATTTGATCGCCAATCGATGCGAGAGATACTGCTTTCACGCAATGATATTCAGCCAGAGGAAGCAGATGCAATTCTAGACGAATTGGAAAGACAGCGCGATCGCGTCTTAGTAGAATCGAAAGGACTGGCAGATCAAGCAAAATATCAAGCAGAATCACTGTGGTTAAATTTAGAGTCATATCTGCGTAATACCGGCAAAGATGAGCTAAATCCCAACGCCATTAGAGCCGAATTAAAGAGACTTCTAGAAGATCCACAAGCTGGAATGGCGGCAATTAGGGCGCGTTTATCTCGCTTTGATCGCGATACTTTGGTGAAATTAGTTAGTCAGCGACAAGATTTGAGCGAAGATGAAGCAAATCAAATTATCAACACTGTAGAGGAATCGTGGCAGAGTGTTCGCCACGCGCCGCAAGCAGTAGTGGATAAAGCCAAAGAACAGTATGATTCTGTCACAACCATAATTGCAGATTATCTGCGCAATACTGGGAAACAAGAACTCAATCCAGAAGGCATTCAGCGTGATTTGAATCGATTGTTTGAAAATCCTAAAGAAGGAGCGATCGCCCTGCGCAGGCGTTTATCGCAAGTGGATCGAGATACCTTAGTAAAATTGCTCAGTCAGCGAAAGGATTTAAGTGAAGAGCAAGTTAATCAAGTCATCGATTCCGTACAAAACTCGATCCGCAACATTGTACGCGCACCACGCCGTTTAGCCACCCGGACACAGCAAAGAGTACAAAATTTCCAGGATTATCTGGAGGAATATCTCCGGCGAACTGGTAAGGATGAACTTAACCCAGAAGGTATTAAACGTGATTTGTCCCTATTGTTACACGATCCGCGCGTGGGGATGGAAAGTTTAGGCGATCGCCTTTCCCACTTTGATCGTGACACGATTATCGCCCTGTTAAAACTGCGGGAAGACCTCAGTGATGAAGAAGCAGCCCGGATTGCAGATACAATCGTGTCAGTACGCGATAACTTTGTCGAACAAGTGCGGGGTATTCAGCGCCGCATTCAAGATGCACTTGACGGCATTTTTGCCCGTATTCGCTACTACCTCAACTCCTTAGAGCGTCCGGAACTCAACTACGATGGTATCAAGCGGGATGTGCGTAAGGTGTTTGATGATCCGCAAGCAGGATTTGAAGCATTACGCGATCGCCTATCTGCTTTTAACCGCGAGACATATGTTGCAATCTTGAGTTCTCGTGATGACATTTCTGAGGAAGATGCTAACCGCATTGTTGAGCAAATTGAACGAGCACGTAATAGTGTCTTACAACGGGCAGAACGCATCCAACAAGAAGCCCAACGACGCTTAGAAGAAGTCAAGCGCCAAGCACAGCGCCAAGCTGAAGAAACCCGCAAAGCCGCAGCATCAGCAGCTTGGTGGTTATTTGCTACAGCGATCGTCTCTGGAGTATTCTCCGCATTGGCAGGGGCGCTAGCAGTAGCTTTTGTGCTGTAA
- a CDS encoding chlorophyll a/b-binding protein — MESRPSTNLPPIATEYNGKDRNAFLFGWNPQAELWNGRLAMIGFLAYLLWDLAGYSVLRDVLHLIGY, encoded by the coding sequence ATGGAATCTCGTCCTTCTACTAATTTGCCACCCATTGCTACAGAGTATAACGGCAAAGACCGCAATGCTTTTCTGTTTGGCTGGAATCCTCAAGCTGAATTGTGGAATGGCCGTTTAGCAATGATTGGTTTTCTTGCTTATTTGCTGTGGGATTTAGCTGGTTATAGCGTCCTACGTGATGTTTTGCACCTAATTGGTTATTAG
- a CDS encoding chlorophyll a/b-binding protein, with the protein MQSKETRPSTDIPPVAQAYNGVDRNAFLFGLNPQAELWNGRLAMIGFLAYLLWDLAGYSVLRDVLHIVGY; encoded by the coding sequence ATGCAATCTAAAGAAACTCGTCCTTCTACTGATATACCACCAGTTGCTCAGGCTTACAACGGTGTTGACCGCAATGCTTTTCTGTTTGGTTTGAATCCTCAAGCCGAGTTGTGGAATGGCCGTTTAGCAATGATTGGTTTTCTGGCTTATTTACTGTGGGATTTAGCTGGTTATAGTGTTCTGCGCGATGTATTACACATTGTTGGTTACTAA
- a CDS encoding chlorophyll a/b-binding protein: MQSNETRPSTDIPPVAKAYNGVDRNAFIFGFNPQAELWNGRLAMIGFLAYLLWDLAGYSVLRDVLHFIGY, encoded by the coding sequence ATGCAATCTAATGAGACTCGTCCTTCTACTGATATACCACCAGTAGCAAAAGCTTACAACGGTGTTGACCGTAATGCATTTATCTTTGGCTTTAATCCCCAAGCCGAGTTATGGAATGGGCGTTTAGCAATGATTGGCTTCCTAGCTTATTTGCTATGGGATTTAGCTGGTTACAGTGTTTTGCGTGACGTACTGCACTTCATTGGGTATTAA
- a CDS encoding heavy-metal-associated domain-containing protein has translation MTLQLKVPDMACSACADTITKAVQAIDASATVQADTKTKIVLVETNAPETEIKNAIANAGYMIA, from the coding sequence ATGACACTGCAACTAAAAGTTCCTGATATGGCTTGTTCTGCTTGTGCTGATACTATTACTAAAGCAGTTCAAGCAATAGATGCTAGCGCTACTGTGCAAGCAGATACTAAAACCAAAATTGTGTTAGTGGAAACTAATGCACCAGAAACAGAAATTAAGAATGCGATCGCCAACGCTGGATATATGATCGCTTAA
- a CDS encoding sensor histidine kinase: MSDLITSNLFATLNILVLEQIHTGRFKLTGTPPEWLQQFCRRPVHPDMEVLIPQEDFPFLENFLIDAEEVWLKNDSKKLKSGIWHQQDLLNQEYHFEATVLSVNNKKILLIELLDEEYEEKHSLIQKARENTLDYQYLLKENQKKEILIHCIIHDIAGQLSAINCCLALLDFENLTSKGREHLEIGKIQTIKQEMLIREILDAFSAEVDSLDSFTVDAEQAPNVLTCTQEVIQLLTPTFALHKMQLRLAPDIDWTADWRVVGDKSRLDRVITNLVENAFRYSPPESVVIIDLQQDGEYIFVRVDDEGSGVPPQMVETLFEKFSQGKTKPGRIGLGLYFCRITLERWGGEIHYSPRPQGGSSFWFRLPKPKAQTPN, encoded by the coding sequence ATGAGTGACTTGATTACGTCAAATCTTTTTGCCACCTTGAATATTCTGGTATTAGAGCAGATACATACCGGACGTTTTAAACTTACTGGAACTCCCCCAGAGTGGTTGCAACAATTTTGTCGTCGTCCTGTTCATCCGGACATGGAAGTACTAATACCTCAAGAAGATTTTCCTTTTTTAGAAAACTTTTTAATTGATGCTGAAGAAGTATGGTTAAAAAATGACAGTAAAAAATTAAAATCTGGTATATGGCATCAGCAAGATTTATTGAATCAAGAATATCATTTTGAAGCTACTGTGCTTTCTGTAAATAATAAAAAGATACTTTTGATTGAGTTATTAGATGAAGAATATGAAGAGAAACATAGCCTTATCCAAAAAGCTAGAGAAAATACATTAGACTATCAATATCTATTAAAAGAAAATCAAAAAAAAGAAATTTTAATTCACTGTATTATACATGATATAGCTGGACAATTAAGTGCGATAAACTGCTGTCTAGCACTGTTAGATTTTGAAAACTTAACTTCAAAAGGAAGAGAACATTTAGAGATTGGTAAAATACAAACTATTAAACAAGAAATGCTGATTCGGGAAATATTGGATGCATTTTCTGCTGAAGTAGATTCACTAGATTCTTTTACAGTTGATGCCGAGCAAGCACCAAATGTACTCACTTGTACCCAGGAGGTAATTCAACTTTTAACTCCCACTTTTGCTCTTCACAAAATGCAACTGCGACTCGCTCCTGATATTGATTGGACAGCAGATTGGAGAGTAGTTGGTGACAAATCGCGCCTAGACAGAGTAATTACTAATTTAGTAGAAAATGCCTTTCGTTACAGTCCCCCAGAATCTGTAGTGATTATTGATTTACAACAAGATGGTGAGTATATTTTCGTGAGAGTAGATGATGAAGGTAGCGGTGTACCTCCACAAATGGTTGAGACTTTATTTGAAAAGTTTTCTCAAGGTAAAACTAAACCAGGTAGGATTGGTCTTGGGCTTTATTTTTGCCGTATTACTCTAGAACGCTGGGGTGGTGAAATTCATTATTCACCTCGTCCACAGGGGGGTTCGTCATTTTGGTTTCGTCTGCCAAAACCAAAAGCACAGACACCAAATTAA
- a CDS encoding Rab family GTPase, producing MLQKKICMVGAFATGKTSLVSRFVYSIFSEKYQTTVGVKIDKKLINIQDKNINFILWDLYGEDEFQKIKISYLRGSSGYLLVVDGTRKDTLEKALYLQKRVEDAIGKVPFILVLNKWDLTHEWEITDTEIEKILQKGWNVIKTSAKTGLGVEEAFQNLAHKILEG from the coding sequence ATGCTTCAGAAAAAAATTTGTATGGTGGGTGCGTTTGCTACAGGTAAAACTAGTTTAGTGTCGAGGTTTGTTTACAGTATATTTTCAGAAAAATATCAAACTACTGTTGGTGTAAAAATTGATAAAAAACTTATAAATATTCAAGATAAAAATATAAACTTTATTTTATGGGATTTATATGGAGAAGATGAATTTCAAAAAATAAAAATATCATATCTGCGAGGTTCATCTGGTTATTTATTAGTGGTAGATGGAACTAGAAAAGATACCTTAGAAAAAGCTTTATATTTACAAAAAAGAGTAGAAGATGCTATTGGGAAAGTACCTTTTATTCTTGTACTAAATAAATGGGATTTAACACATGAATGGGAAATTACAGATACCGAAATTGAAAAAATACTTCAAAAAGGTTGGAATGTAATTAAAACTAGTGCTAAAACTGGTTTAGGTGTAGAAGAAGCTTTTCAAAATCTTGCTCATAAAATCTTGGAGGGATAA
- a CDS encoding OmpA family protein has product MTDYSQNEFAPKSPEFSNGGSSPQNFANNYDDISSDELSELRSLLLGVEPTQLQKLYERLNNPQIQAEDISSLLPEAVILRTIKDKLLAEAMVPTIEQAIQSSVKKDLNVLSEAFFPIIGPATRKAIATALDEMIQSLNQTLEHSLSPQSFKWRLEARQTGKSFAEVVLLRTLIYRVEQVFLIHKKTGLLLQHIIAPLVTAQDPDLISAMLTAIQDFIKDSFNVKKSETLQSLEFGELFIWVEEGPQAILAGIIRGNAPQELRLVFQEVLEKIHLRLGKELNTFEGETEPFVASKPYLQVCLSARYKSPIKKNYTYVWSVLATSAIALGILGFFAVREQLRWNAYLQKLNSQPGIVVIKAQKRHGKYFITGMRDPLAADPQMLMKQAKLNPKQAIAKWEPYLSFDAPFIIKRAEEFLQVPKTVSLNLDANGILYATGTAPRNWIISTRKLWRFIPGVTQYVDKNLVELELSELESYKKQIEQKMLFFVEGTIEFIPGENNKLTNLAKEIQKLLEAAKYLDKSVRIEIIGHANTTGIESRNIVLSQDRANKILSYLVSQGINTSNLTAVGVGSSQPFKQGFTQQDKQVRPRVSFNINLTDTRN; this is encoded by the coding sequence ATGACTGACTATTCTCAAAACGAATTTGCACCAAAGTCTCCCGAATTCTCTAATGGCGGGAGTAGTCCACAGAACTTTGCAAATAACTATGATGACATATCTAGTGATGAACTAAGCGAACTCCGCAGTTTGCTTTTAGGTGTAGAGCCAACACAATTACAAAAATTATATGAGCGATTAAATAATCCACAAATTCAGGCAGAAGATATCAGCAGCTTACTTCCAGAAGCTGTGATTTTACGAACAATCAAAGATAAACTACTGGCTGAAGCAATGGTGCCTACAATTGAGCAAGCTATTCAATCTTCGGTAAAAAAAGACTTAAATGTACTTTCTGAGGCATTTTTTCCTATTATAGGGCCTGCTACTCGCAAGGCGATCGCCACAGCTTTAGATGAGATGATTCAATCTTTGAATCAAACTCTAGAACATAGTTTGTCACCACAAAGTTTTAAATGGAGATTGGAAGCGCGACAAACAGGAAAATCATTCGCTGAAGTTGTACTGCTACGCACGCTGATTTATCGAGTAGAACAGGTTTTTTTAATCCACAAAAAAACTGGATTGTTGCTGCAACATATCATTGCCCCGTTGGTGACGGCTCAAGATCCAGATTTAATTTCCGCAATGTTAACAGCTATCCAAGATTTTATCAAAGATTCTTTTAATGTAAAAAAAAGTGAAACGTTGCAAAGTTTAGAGTTTGGAGAACTATTTATTTGGGTTGAAGAAGGGCCACAAGCTATATTAGCAGGAATTATCCGGGGAAATGCTCCTCAAGAATTAAGATTAGTATTTCAAGAAGTACTAGAAAAAATTCATTTAAGGTTAGGCAAAGAACTTAATACTTTTGAAGGGGAGACTGAGCCATTTGTAGCTAGTAAACCTTATCTTCAAGTTTGCTTGTCGGCTCGATATAAATCTCCAATCAAAAAAAATTATACTTATGTATGGAGTGTGTTGGCTACGAGTGCGATCGCCCTGGGAATTTTGGGTTTTTTTGCAGTTAGAGAACAACTACGTTGGAATGCATATTTGCAAAAACTCAACTCTCAGCCAGGAATAGTCGTGATCAAAGCACAGAAGAGACATGGGAAATATTTCATCACTGGAATGCGCGATCCATTAGCAGCAGATCCCCAGATGTTGATGAAACAAGCAAAACTGAACCCGAAACAAGCGATCGCTAAATGGGAGCCTTATCTTTCCTTTGATGCTCCATTTATTATAAAAAGGGCTGAAGAATTTCTACAAGTACCAAAAACCGTATCTTTAAACTTAGATGCAAATGGCATTCTTTATGCCACAGGAACTGCACCCAGGAACTGGATTATCTCAACAAGAAAATTGTGGCGCTTTATTCCTGGTGTTACCCAATATGTAGATAAAAATTTAGTTGAGCTAGAACTTAGTGAGTTGGAATCATACAAAAAGCAAATAGAACAAAAAATGCTCTTTTTTGTAGAAGGTACTATAGAGTTTATACCAGGTGAAAACAATAAACTTACAAATTTAGCCAAAGAAATACAAAAACTTTTAGAGGCTGCTAAATATTTAGACAAGAGTGTACGTATTGAAATTATAGGGCATGCCAATACGACTGGTATAGAATCAAGAAATATAGTCTTGAGTCAAGACAGAGCTAATAAAATATTATCTTATCTCGTCTCCCAAGGAATAAATACAAGCAATTTGACTGCTGTAGGTGTGGGTTCTAGTCAACCTTTTAAACAAGGATTTACACAACAAGATAAACAAGTTCGACCCAGGGTATCATTTAATATAAACTTGACTGATACTCGGAATTGA
- a CDS encoding DUF3067 family protein, which translates to MTGQELRQLLLEKWGRSYDVQLRRTQGKIFVQIMWKYLEQASFPLSEAEYQEHLDSIANYLNYLGGTTQVQKYIRETRERPRLGKAVSIPLDLGERAAEWIL; encoded by the coding sequence ATGACAGGACAGGAATTACGCCAGCTGCTGCTTGAGAAGTGGGGACGCTCATATGATGTCCAACTACGCCGGACACAGGGCAAGATATTTGTACAAATTATGTGGAAATACCTGGAGCAAGCTTCTTTTCCCCTCAGTGAGGCAGAATACCAAGAACATCTAGATAGCATCGCCAATTATCTGAATTACTTGGGTGGAACAACTCAAGTACAAAAATACATTAGGGAAACACGAGAGCGCCCACGCCTTGGTAAAGCTGTTAGTATTCCTCTAGATTTGGGCGAAAGGGCAGCAGAATGGATTTTATAA
- the petC gene encoding cytochrome b6-f complex iron-sulfur subunit has translation MAQFSESMDVPDMGRRQFMNLLTFGTVTGVALGALYPVVKYFIPPSAGGVGGGTTAKDELGNNVSVSKFLDSHNVGDRVLVQGLKGDPTYIVVESKEAITDYGINAVCTHLGCVVPWNAAENKFKCPCHGSQYDATGKVVRGPAPLSLALSHATTQDDNIVLTPWTETDFRTGEEPWWA, from the coding sequence ATGGCTCAATTTTCGGAATCAATGGACGTACCCGATATGGGGCGTCGTCAGTTCATGAATCTTCTCACTTTTGGGACTGTAACCGGAGTAGCCCTGGGGGCGTTGTATCCTGTTGTCAAATATTTCATTCCTCCTTCTGCTGGTGGAGTCGGCGGTGGTACAACTGCAAAAGACGAACTGGGTAACAATGTTAGCGTCAGCAAGTTTTTAGACAGCCATAATGTGGGCGATCGCGTTCTGGTTCAGGGACTTAAGGGCGATCCTACCTATATCGTGGTAGAAAGCAAAGAGGCAATAACTGATTACGGTATCAATGCCGTTTGCACTCACTTAGGTTGTGTTGTACCCTGGAACGCTGCTGAGAACAAATTCAAGTGTCCTTGTCACGGTTCCCAGTATGATGCAACAGGTAAAGTAGTTAGAGGCCCAGCGCCGCTTTCTTTGGCTTTGTCTCACGCAACAACACAAGATGACAATATTGTCCTCACCCCTTGGACTGAAACTGACTTCCGTACTGGTGAAGAACCTTGGTGGGCTTAA
- the petA gene encoding cytochrome f produces the protein MRKSCTTARLNRTARAIVRTLLIAIATMTFFFTSDVAVPQSAAAYPFWAQQTYPETPREPTGRIVCANCHLAAKPAEVEVPQSVLPDTVFKAVVKIPYDTKVQQVGADGSKVGLNVGAVLMLPEGFKIAPEDRIPEELKEEVGDVYFQPYKEGQDNVLLVGPIPGEQYQEIVFPVLSPSPATDKNIHFGKYAVHLGANRGRGQVYPTGEKSNNGVFTASAAGTITKIAKEEDEYGNAKYQVTIQSDSGETVVDTIPAGPELIVSEGQTLKAGDALTDNPNVGGFGQDDTEIVLQDPNRVVWMIAFVCLVMLAQVMLILKKKQVEKVQEAEMNF, from the coding sequence ATGAGAAAATCTTGTACAACAGCGAGATTAAATCGCACTGCTAGAGCAATTGTAAGAACATTGCTCATAGCGATCGCTACGATGACATTTTTCTTCACTAGCGATGTAGCCGTTCCCCAGTCTGCAGCAGCTTATCCATTTTGGGCGCAGCAAACCTATCCAGAAACACCCCGCGAACCGACTGGAAGGATTGTGTGTGCTAACTGCCACCTAGCAGCAAAGCCTGCTGAAGTAGAAGTTCCCCAATCAGTTTTGCCTGACACGGTATTTAAGGCCGTGGTAAAAATTCCCTATGACACCAAAGTGCAGCAAGTAGGTGCTGATGGCTCCAAAGTTGGCTTGAATGTTGGTGCTGTGTTAATGCTGCCAGAAGGCTTCAAGATTGCTCCTGAGGATCGCATTCCTGAGGAACTTAAGGAAGAAGTTGGTGATGTTTATTTCCAACCCTACAAAGAAGGACAAGACAACGTCCTGCTTGTAGGGCCAATTCCTGGCGAACAGTATCAAGAAATAGTCTTCCCAGTTCTTTCTCCCAGCCCCGCCACCGACAAGAACATTCACTTCGGCAAATATGCTGTTCACTTAGGTGCGAACCGGGGACGCGGACAAGTTTATCCTACTGGTGAAAAGAGCAACAACGGTGTTTTTACCGCTTCTGCTGCTGGCACAATTACTAAAATTGCCAAAGAAGAAGACGAATACGGTAACGCCAAATATCAAGTCACTATCCAAAGCGACTCCGGGGAAACAGTTGTTGATACAATTCCAGCTGGGCCAGAGTTGATTGTTTCTGAAGGACAAACACTCAAAGCTGGTGACGCATTGACCGATAACCCCAACGTTGGTGGCTTTGGTCAAGATGATACAGAAATTGTGCTACAAGACCCTAACAGAGTTGTATGGATGATAGCATTCGTCTGTTTGGTGATGTTAGCTCAAGTGATGCTGATTCTGAAGAAGAAGCAAGTTGAGAAAGTCCAAGAAGCCGAGATGAATTTCTAA
- the petJ gene encoding cytochrome c6 PetJ, producing the protein MQKLLTLVLVIFLLLTSILTPSASAADTANGAQVFSIHCVGCHINGGNIVRRGKTLKAKALKKNGMDSIEAIASIVTNGKNNMSAYKDRLTVQEIQDVSAYVLEQAQKDWH; encoded by the coding sequence ATGCAAAAACTACTAACATTAGTATTAGTTATATTCTTGCTGTTAACAAGTATTTTGACTCCAAGTGCTAGTGCAGCAGATACAGCCAATGGCGCACAAGTTTTTAGTATTCATTGTGTTGGTTGTCATATCAATGGTGGCAACATCGTCAGGCGGGGTAAGACATTGAAAGCAAAAGCACTCAAGAAAAATGGTATGGATTCAATTGAGGCGATCGCATCTATTGTAACTAATGGTAAAAATAATATGTCAGCCTACAAAGACCGCCTAACTGTACAAGAAATTCAAGATGTTTCTGCTTACGTTCTCGAACAAGCTCAAAAAGACTGGCACTAA
- a CDS encoding aldo/keto reductase: protein MVLPTTSYLQFTPELNICRILNGMWQVSGGHGRIDPKAAIQSMFKYVDAGFTTWDLADHYGSAEDLIGEFRRQIIATRGEEGLSNIRAFTKWVPRPGKMTRKIVEENINISLRRMDVESLDLMQFHWWEYRDQNYLDALKYMAELQTEGKIKHLALTNFDTEHLEIIIKAGINIVSNQVQFSLVDRRPEVNMIHFCQQHNIKLFTYGTLCGGFLSEKYLGKPEPRGFDLATVSLRKYKNMIDAWGGWGLFQQLLSTLKQIADKHGASISNVAVRYILDKPAVGGVIVGARLGISEHLEDNAKVFDLTLDTEDLQLIDSVSSQERDLYQLIGDCGDEYRR from the coding sequence ATGGTTTTACCAACAACAAGTTACCTACAATTCACTCCTGAATTAAACATTTGCCGCATATTAAACGGAATGTGGCAGGTTTCTGGCGGACATGGGCGCATAGATCCTAAAGCCGCAATTCAGTCTATGTTCAAATATGTTGATGCAGGTTTTACTACTTGGGATTTAGCAGATCATTATGGTTCCGCCGAAGATTTGATTGGTGAATTTCGCCGTCAAATCATTGCCACCCGTGGAGAAGAAGGTTTATCTAACATTCGAGCCTTCACAAAATGGGTACCTCGTCCCGGTAAAATGACTAGAAAAATTGTTGAGGAAAATATTAATATTTCCCTGAGAAGAATGGATGTTGAATCTTTAGACTTGATGCAATTTCACTGGTGGGAATATCGAGATCAAAACTACCTAGACGCTCTCAAATATATGGCAGAACTTCAAACCGAGGGCAAAATTAAGCATTTAGCTTTGACAAATTTTGATACCGAACACTTAGAAATCATTATTAAAGCAGGTATTAATATAGTTTCTAACCAAGTGCAATTTTCTTTGGTTGATCGCCGTCCGGAAGTTAATATGATTCATTTTTGTCAGCAGCACAATATTAAGCTTTTTACTTATGGCACCCTTTGCGGTGGTTTTTTATCAGAAAAGTATTTGGGCAAGCCCGAACCACGAGGCTTTGATTTGGCTACCGTGAGTCTGAGAAAATATAAGAATATGATTGATGCTTGGGGTGGTTGGGGATTATTTCAACAGTTGCTTTCTACCCTCAAACAAATTGCCGATAAGCATGGGGCAAGTATCTCTAATGTCGCAGTTCGTTATATTTTAGATAAACCCGCCGTAGGTGGTGTAATTGTTGGTGCTAGACTTGGCATATCTGAACATCTAGAAGATAACGCCAAAGTATTTGATTTGACTCTAGATACTGAAGATTTGCAGTTGATAGATAGTGTATCTAGTCAAGAAAGGGATTTGTATCAGTTAATCGGCGATTGTGGTGACGAATATCGTCGATAA